In Candidatus Sulfurimonas marisnigri, a single genomic region encodes these proteins:
- a CDS encoding MlaE family lipid ABC transporter permease subunit: protein MYHSSFEIEHADSRLSLRFIGELTLYNISKCQKQISSIDLNGVETVDIDFLNLSFLDSAASIFIYNLQTELSSKNIQNNLLCNNREILEILELIKYQKQNTTEIPLIKDISIIEKIGFQIYKSYKGVLLFMAFMGELFANILYYFFSVKNIRYKEIAFEINESAIKAVGIVAITSFLIGIVVAYQSAFQLKLFGANVFIVDILGLSILREISPLITAIVIAGRSGSAFTAQIGAMKITEELDAMRTMGFDPYKFLVLPRVIALMIAMPILIFLSDVMAILGGMFVANVDLDITVNLFLDRFSDVIAVKHFFIGIVKGPFFAFFIATIGLYRGLMVKNDTQSIGFNTTKSVVESIFAVIICDAVFSIAFTNLGI from the coding sequence ATGTATCACTCATCTTTTGAAATTGAACATGCAGATAGTAGACTCTCCCTTAGATTCATAGGAGAGTTGACCCTTTACAATATTTCAAAATGTCAAAAACAGATATCTTCAATAGATCTTAATGGTGTTGAAACCGTAGATATAGACTTTTTAAATCTTTCATTTTTAGATAGTGCCGCTTCTATTTTTATATACAATTTACAAACTGAACTCTCCTCAAAAAACATACAAAACAATCTGCTTTGCAATAATAGAGAAATATTAGAAATATTAGAATTAATAAAATATCAAAAACAAAATACGACTGAAATTCCACTTATTAAAGATATAAGTATCATAGAGAAAATAGGATTTCAAATTTATAAAAGCTACAAAGGAGTTTTACTTTTTATGGCTTTTATGGGTGAGTTATTTGCAAATATACTCTATTATTTTTTTTCAGTTAAAAATATAAGATATAAAGAGATTGCTTTTGAGATAAACGAAAGTGCTATAAAAGCAGTTGGCATTGTAGCAATCACTAGCTTTTTAATAGGTATAGTAGTGGCGTACCAGTCAGCATTTCAATTGAAATTGTTCGGGGCAAATGTATTTATAGTAGATATACTTGGATTGTCGATACTAAGAGAGATATCACCACTTATTACAGCTATAGTAATTGCGGGAAGAAGCGGTTCTGCTTTTACAGCTCAGATCGGTGCTATGAAAATTACTGAGGAACTTGACGCTATGAGAACTATGGGTTTTGACCCATATAAGTTTTTAGTGCTCCCTCGTGTAATTGCTTTAATGATAGCGATGCCAATACTTATCTTTTTATCAGATGTAATGGCCATTTTAGGTGGGATGTTCGTGGCAAATGTAGATTTGGATATCACAGTAAATCTATTTTTAGACAGATTTAGTGATGTTATAGCTGTAAAACACTTTTTTATTGGAATTGTTAAAGGACCTTTCTTTGCTTTTTTTATTGCAACTATAGGACTTTATAGAGGTTTAATGGTTAAAAATGATACTCAAAGTATAGGATTTAATACAACTAAAAGTGTTGTAGAATCTATTTTTGCTGTCATTATTTGTGATGCAGTATTCTCAATAGCATTCACTAATTTGGGGATATGA
- a CDS encoding chemotaxis protein CheW: protein MSDKLKQIIDKQSAQQNDSGIITDEVVQLVGFVIGDEEYAIPILAIQEIIKPFPWTRVPQVPKHVVGVFNMRGAVIPLIDLRTKFGLSPKKHTDETRFIVMRDGHDIAGFVIDRLTMAIRIKKLDIGPAPDTMSGDDTAIDGVGKQEDRIITILKVNKLLERDF from the coding sequence ATGAGTGATAAATTAAAACAGATAATTGATAAGCAAAGTGCACAACAAAATGATTCAGGAATAATTACAGATGAGGTAGTTCAACTGGTCGGATTTGTAATTGGTGATGAGGAGTATGCTATTCCAATTTTAGCAATTCAAGAAATCATTAAGCCTTTTCCGTGGACTAGAGTCCCCCAAGTTCCAAAGCATGTTGTTGGTGTATTTAATATGCGTGGCGCAGTTATACCACTAATAGATCTTCGTACAAAATTTGGACTAAGCCCTAAAAAACACACTGACGAGACTCGTTTTATTGTTATGAGAGACGGGCATGATATTGCAGGCTTTGTAATCGATAGACTTACCATGGCAATAAGAATTAAAAAGTTAGATATTGGTCCAGCACCAGATACAATGAGTGGTGACGATACAGCTATTGATGGAGTTGGTAAACAAGAGGATAGAATTATTACTATCCTTAAAGTGAATAAACTGCTAGAAAGAGATTTTTAG
- a CDS encoding hybrid sensor histidine kinase/response regulator — translation MDEFQEILQDFLVESFELIEQLDHDLVELESRPNDLELLNGIFRVAHTVKGASSFLNFDVLTHLTHHMEDVLNKARHGDLLIDADVMDVILQSIDLMKALLETIRDTSQDAGIDVAECVARLDKVSGGEGKVKAPPAAQEVAPVVEEVTPIIEEVSPVVVPEASGDEPDYDSMDADELEAEIERLLNARQIEDKIKREAKIAAGESVPSLDPTDEDTLEEEVIPQPVVTAPVHVTPSSVSRTKAEPVDDTKAAAPAKKATTVEQTIRVDVNRLDHLMNLIGELVLAKNRLIKINDDVEERYEGEEFLEELNQVVSIVSLVTTDLQIAVMKTRMLPIGKVFNKFPRMIRDLTRELNKKIELDISGEDTELDKSIVEEVGDPLVHIIRNSCDHGIEIPSIRAEQGKDEQGTIKLTAYNEGNQIIIQIDDDGKGLDSEVLKNKALEKGLITEKEADNMSDKEAFGLIMRPGFSTAATVTNVSGRGVGMDVVKTNIEKVNGIIDIDSEMGIGTSIKLKIPLTLAIIQALLVGVQEEHYAIPLASVLETVRISKDEIYTVEGRSVMRLRDDVLSLVHIGDIFEVERILDSSEHAYVVVLGLGTSKLGLIVDTLVGQEEIVIKSLGDFLKGIEGVAGATIRGDGGVTLIVDVIALMDIAKKVKSTITNDSASNAALLTQEKTKRSDYTVMIVDDSKTDRTIMRKALEPLGITLVEAGDGQEALNILKQGDHNFDAMLVDIEMPRMDGYTLANEIKKYNRYKNLPLIAVTSRTGKSDRMRGVESGMVEYITKPYSADYLSSVVQRNVNFKSEFL, via the coding sequence ATGGATGAATTTCAGGAGATACTACAGGATTTTTTAGTTGAGTCTTTTGAGCTGATTGAACAATTAGATCATGATTTGGTAGAATTAGAGAGTAGACCCAACGATTTAGAACTTTTAAATGGTATATTTCGTGTTGCTCATACTGTTAAAGGTGCATCATCATTTTTAAACTTTGATGTTCTTACACATTTGACTCACCATATGGAAGATGTATTAAATAAAGCTAGACATGGTGACTTATTAATAGATGCAGACGTTATGGATGTTATTTTACAATCAATAGATTTAATGAAGGCACTCCTTGAAACTATTCGTGATACAAGTCAAGATGCTGGCATAGATGTAGCTGAATGTGTTGCTAGACTTGATAAAGTCAGTGGAGGAGAGGGAAAAGTTAAAGCTCCACCAGCAGCACAAGAAGTTGCTCCTGTAGTAGAAGAAGTTACTCCAATTATTGAAGAAGTATCTCCAGTGGTAGTGCCGGAAGCTTCTGGTGACGAGCCAGATTACGATAGTATGGATGCAGATGAACTCGAAGCAGAGATAGAGAGGCTTCTCAATGCAAGACAGATTGAAGATAAGATTAAGAGAGAAGCTAAAATAGCAGCCGGAGAGAGTGTTCCATCTCTAGATCCTACTGATGAAGATACTTTAGAAGAAGAAGTAATTCCTCAGCCAGTTGTAACAGCTCCTGTACATGTAACTCCTTCTTCAGTATCCAGAACAAAAGCTGAACCAGTAGACGATACAAAAGCAGCAGCACCTGCAAAAAAAGCGACAACTGTTGAGCAAACAATACGCGTTGACGTAAACAGACTTGATCACCTGATGAATTTAATCGGCGAACTGGTTCTTGCTAAGAACAGACTTATTAAGATTAATGATGATGTAGAGGAGCGCTATGAGGGAGAGGAGTTTCTTGAGGAGTTAAATCAAGTCGTTTCTATTGTTTCTCTTGTGACAACAGACTTGCAAATAGCTGTTATGAAAACAAGAATGCTTCCAATTGGTAAAGTTTTTAATAAGTTTCCAAGAATGATTCGCGATTTAACTCGTGAATTAAACAAAAAAATTGAACTTGATATCTCTGGTGAAGATACTGAGCTTGACAAATCTATTGTTGAAGAAGTTGGTGATCCTTTAGTTCATATTATAAGAAACTCATGTGACCACGGTATTGAAATTCCATCAATTCGTGCTGAACAGGGGAAAGATGAACAAGGAACTATCAAGTTAACTGCATATAATGAAGGTAACCAAATCATTATTCAAATCGATGATGATGGTAAGGGGCTTGATTCAGAAGTTTTAAAAAATAAGGCCCTAGAAAAAGGTCTTATTACCGAAAAAGAAGCTGATAATATGAGTGATAAAGAGGCCTTTGGTCTTATTATGAGGCCTGGATTTTCTACAGCAGCTACAGTTACAAATGTCTCTGGCCGTGGCGTTGGGATGGACGTTGTAAAAACTAATATTGAGAAAGTGAACGGTATTATAGATATTGATAGTGAGATGGGAATTGGAACATCTATTAAGTTGAAAATTCCTCTTACTTTGGCTATTATTCAAGCACTACTGGTTGGTGTTCAAGAGGAACATTATGCTATCCCTTTAGCATCAGTTTTAGAAACTGTTAGAATTTCAAAAGATGAAATTTACACAGTTGAAGGTCGCTCTGTAATGAGACTTCGTGATGATGTTCTCTCCTTGGTTCATATTGGAGATATTTTTGAGGTTGAACGTATATTGGATTCAAGTGAGCACGCTTATGTTGTTGTTCTAGGTTTAGGAACTAGTAAGCTAGGTCTTATAGTAGACACTCTTGTTGGACAAGAGGAGATAGTTATTAAATCACTTGGTGATTTCCTAAAAGGTATAGAAGGTGTAGCTGGTGCAACTATTCGTGGTGATGGTGGTGTTACTCTTATTGTCGATGTTATAGCACTTATGGATATAGCTAAAAAAGTAAAATCAACAATCACAAATGATAGTGCATCAAATGCGGCTCTGTTAACACAAGAGAAGACAAAAAGAAGTGATTATACTGTCATGATTGTTGATGATTCTAAAACAGATAGAACGATTATGAGAAAAGCACTTGAACCATTAGGAATAACTTTAGTTGAAGCAGGCGATGGGCAAGAAGCACTAAATATTTTAAAGCAGGGTGATCATAATTTTGATGCAATGTTGGTAGATATTGAAATGCCTAGAATGGACGGATACACTCTTGCTAATGAGATTAAAAAATATAATCGTTATAAAAATCTGCCTCTCATAGCTGTAACGTCACGTACTGGCAAATCTGATCGTATGCGCGGTGTTGAATCTGGAATGGTTGAATATATTACTAAACCATACTCTGCTGACTACCTATCAAGTGTAGTTCAAAGAAATGTTAATTTTAAATCGGAGTTTTTATAA
- a CDS encoding chemotaxis protein, whose product MTRDESLKVGSNEMELVDFRIFKQEDDQVYEGIYGINVSKVREIIKIPHLTELPGTPDYIEGIFDLRDVVIPVVNLAKWMGIIVPEESEKNSRVIITEFNNVLIGFIVHDAKRIRRINWSDIEPASFVGESGSLEGSKITGVTRIEGDNVLLILDLESVVEDLGLYAPDTQSLPDEIEKFSGLALILDDSPTARRIVKEAVVKMGFKVMEAGDGEEGLEKLDELYKMYGEDVSNNLKIIISDVEMPKMDGFHFAANVRDDARFKGIPIVFNSSISDHFSEARGKEAGGEGYLVKFKAKTFYEEVSRIIRAHMKTGA is encoded by the coding sequence ATGACAAGAGATGAATCACTGAAAGTTGGCTCTAATGAGATGGAGCTTGTTGACTTTCGCATTTTCAAGCAAGAAGACGACCAAGTATATGAGGGAATTTATGGCATCAATGTATCAAAAGTTCGAGAAATAATTAAAATACCACATTTAACAGAATTGCCAGGAACACCAGATTATATAGAAGGAATTTTCGATTTAAGAGATGTTGTGATTCCCGTTGTTAATTTAGCAAAATGGATGGGAATTATAGTACCTGAGGAATCTGAAAAAAACTCAAGAGTAATTATTACAGAGTTTAACAACGTTTTAATTGGCTTTATAGTTCATGATGCTAAAAGAATACGACGAATTAATTGGTCAGATATTGAACCAGCATCTTTTGTGGGTGAATCTGGATCGCTTGAAGGAAGTAAGATAACAGGTGTAACTAGAATAGAAGGGGATAATGTACTTCTTATTTTGGACCTAGAGAGTGTTGTTGAAGATTTGGGACTATATGCACCTGATACACAAAGCCTTCCTGATGAGATAGAAAAATTTTCCGGATTAGCACTCATTTTAGATGATAGTCCAACAGCAAGAAGAATAGTGAAAGAAGCAGTTGTTAAGATGGGCTTTAAAGTTATGGAAGCTGGAGATGGAGAAGAGGGTCTTGAAAAGCTTGATGAGCTATACAAAATGTATGGGGAAGATGTGTCAAATAACCTTAAAATAATTATTTCTGATGTTGAGATGCCAAAAATGGATGGTTTTCACTTTGCAGCAAATGTCAGAGATGACGCCAGATTTAAAGGTATTCCAATTGTATTTAACTCATCTATTAGTGATCACTTTAGTGAAGCTAGGGGTAAGGAAGCTGGCGGAGAAGGTTATTTAGTTAAGTTTAAAGCTAAAACATTTTATGAAGAAGTGTCACGGATAATACGTGCACATATGAAAACAGGAGCGTAA
- a CDS encoding UDP-2,3-diacylglucosamine diphosphatase, whose protein sequence is MSHSIEILEGAFIVSDAHYSNKRPELLNFIKDIHLKELKPTQLIFMGDIFDALFGGVFYTQKLNSEVVKFIDEISKEIEVIYLEGNHDFNLKKIFPHVKLFPISKQPVTCIYNNKRILLAHGDIESDYGYRVYTSMIRNPTIVYILNIIDTLSRHYILKTLDKHLSKKNDCKEFKGFTKYISGRLDKKYSCDFFIEGHFHQNRTIIYEKFTYINLGAFACNQRYFIVKSPKELELLQEKIFSKGN, encoded by the coding sequence ATGTCCCATAGTATAGAAATTTTAGAGGGTGCATTTATTGTTTCAGATGCACACTACTCAAATAAGCGACCGGAACTTTTAAACTTCATAAAAGATATACACTTAAAAGAATTGAAACCTACCCAACTGATCTTCATGGGTGATATATTTGATGCTCTATTTGGCGGAGTTTTTTATACTCAAAAACTAAATAGTGAAGTTGTAAAGTTTATAGATGAAATCTCTAAAGAGATAGAAGTTATATATCTAGAAGGAAATCACGACTTCAATCTAAAGAAAATATTTCCACATGTAAAACTGTTCCCAATCTCAAAACAACCAGTTACATGTATTTATAATAATAAAAGAATCTTGCTTGCTCATGGAGATATAGAGTCTGATTATGGATACAGAGTTTATACATCGATGATTAGAAACCCTACCATTGTGTATATCTTAAATATTATAGATACTTTATCTCGGCACTACATATTAAAAACACTAGATAAACATTTAAGTAAAAAAAATGATTGTAAAGAGTTTAAGGGTTTTACTAAATATATATCAGGAAGGTTAGATAAAAAGTACAGTTGTGACTTCTTTATAGAGGGGCATTTTCATCAAAACAGAACTATTATATATGAGAAGTTTACATACATAAACTTAGGAGCTTTTGCTTGCAATCAAAGATATTTTATTGTAAAATCACCAAAAGAACTAGAGTTATTGCAAGAGAAAATTTTCTCTAAAGGGAATTGA
- the argC gene encoding N-acetyl-gamma-glutamyl-phosphate reductase: protein MSVINVGIIGASGYTGLELVKILIKHPKFQLSYVANSEGGVMLSELHPSLSGVYECKVLKADIDELAQECELVFLAVPHQTAMAYVKALIEKGVKVVDLSADYRLTQGLYEEFYCPHTDVKNLSHAVYGLPEINREALKSAKLVANPGCFPTSAILGVLPFMDKRLKNTPIIIDAKTGVSGAGKKLSDVTHFVNVNENLFAYNPLMHRHAPEIAQKLYVDFDDVSFVPHLVPVTRGMISSIYIQVSSDFDAFKVLEEFYKDELHVRVCKNPVDMKSVSGTNFCDIYVKQKGNVLFISSAIDNLMRGASSQAVVNANIMMGIDESAGIPNIAYVP from the coding sequence TTGAGTGTTATTAATGTCGGAATAATTGGAGCTAGCGGGTATACAGGACTTGAACTTGTTAAAATACTTATTAAGCATCCAAAATTTCAACTCTCTTATGTTGCAAACTCTGAGGGTGGGGTCATGCTGAGTGAACTTCACCCATCCCTGAGTGGAGTTTATGAGTGTAAGGTTTTAAAAGCTGATATTGATGAGTTAGCACAAGAATGCGAACTTGTATTTTTAGCTGTGCCTCATCAGACTGCTATGGCTTATGTGAAAGCACTTATAGAAAAAGGTGTTAAAGTGGTTGACTTATCTGCTGACTATAGACTTACACAAGGTTTATATGAAGAGTTTTATTGTCCTCACACAGATGTCAAAAATCTATCACATGCAGTCTATGGACTCCCTGAGATTAATCGTGAAGCCTTAAAGAGTGCAAAACTTGTAGCCAACCCTGGATGCTTTCCAACTTCTGCAATTTTAGGAGTTTTACCCTTTATGGATAAGCGACTGAAAAATACCCCTATTATTATAGATGCAAAAACAGGCGTAAGCGGAGCAGGAAAAAAGCTTAGTGATGTAACACACTTTGTAAATGTAAATGAGAACTTATTCGCATACAACCCCCTTATGCACAGACATGCTCCGGAGATTGCGCAAAAGCTATATGTAGATTTTGATGATGTTAGTTTTGTTCCGCATTTAGTACCTGTAACGCGAGGTATGATAAGCTCTATATATATACAAGTAAGTAGTGATTTCGATGCTTTTAAGGTATTAGAAGAGTTCTATAAAGATGAGTTACATGTAAGAGTATGTAAAAATCCTGTGGATATGAAGAGTGTATCTGGCACAAACTTTTGTGATATATATGTAAAACAAAAAGGGAATGTTCTTTTTATATCTAGTGCAATTGACAACCTAATGAGAGGGGCTTCATCCCAAGCAGTAGTTAACGCAAATATTATGATGGGAATTGATGAATCAGCTGGAATTCCAAATATAGCTTATGTCCCATAG
- the greA gene encoding transcription elongation factor GreA: MERVEPMTLFGYEKLQAEVKNLKEVKRPQVVKDIEEALEHGDLKENAEYHAAKEQQRQIDGRLQDLADIIGCAKIVDPSELTHSSISFGSTIMMTDMNTDEEITYTIVGGCESNPDMGLISFGSPLAKQLLGKAEGDEVKVRLPGGEKEFEINEVKYQEIVFECY; this comes from the coding sequence ATGGAAAGAGTTGAACCTATGACTTTGTTTGGATATGAGAAACTCCAAGCAGAGGTTAAAAACTTAAAAGAGGTAAAAAGACCTCAAGTTGTCAAAGATATAGAAGAAGCATTAGAGCATGGTGATTTAAAAGAAAATGCAGAATATCATGCGGCAAAAGAGCAGCAAAGACAAATTGATGGACGATTACAAGACCTTGCCGACATTATAGGATGTGCAAAAATTGTTGACCCTTCTGAACTTACACACTCTAGTATTAGTTTTGGTTCAACAATTATGATGACAGATATGAATACAGATGAAGAAATAACATATACTATAGTTGGTGGATGTGAGAGCAATCCTGATATGGGGCTGATCTCCTTTGGTTCACCTTTAGCAAAGCAGTTATTAGGTAAAGCAGAGGGTGATGAGGTAAAAGTTAGATTGCCAGGCGGTGAAAAAGAGTTTGAGATAAACGAGGTTAAATATCAGGAGATAGTTTTTGAGTGTTATTAA
- a CDS encoding DUF1566 domain-containing protein has product MIKKLLLIVMLALTSFAYEIVINETIKLEKKHTLTRDDSSNIITDSTTGMMWKDDYKVKKTWNEAKGYCQDLKMGGYDDWRLPAINELESIADYRQYKPAIKAGFDNITSHIYWSSSTDISNSNDAWFLLFENGRSYTLDKTNIYNVKCVRVEKKKPLELKKKGDVVTDNGTGIVWQDSSEVASLQKDYSGARKYCEELALDGKDDWYLPSAEQLLTITDKEKFNPSIKKGFKNTASEGYWSSSIHATHQERVWYVHFGYGFSSDYGSKESNHYVRCARAGHHNGLSFNSLVSKLVEKEMHTIPKPSTRKHLEDRVLKQALEITWGKPILTKFKYNKRKGYFSASLSFEGKLDFEQDVSIKISKKEHINFKRNFKNLTPEAIFEYDGSSVKLKDIRVVHKEKPYSIKLIDKNIEDIKEAVSIGNDIKFDKK; this is encoded by the coding sequence ATGATAAAAAAGTTATTACTGATTGTTATGCTTGCTTTAACATCTTTCGCATATGAAATAGTTATAAATGAGACGATAAAACTCGAAAAAAAACATACTCTGACAAGAGATGACTCAAGCAACATAATAACTGACAGTACGACCGGTATGATGTGGAAAGATGATTATAAGGTAAAAAAAACTTGGAATGAAGCAAAAGGGTACTGTCAAGATTTAAAGATGGGTGGGTATGACGACTGGCGTTTGCCAGCTATTAATGAGCTTGAAAGTATTGCTGATTATAGACAATACAAACCTGCAATAAAAGCCGGTTTTGATAATATTACTTCTCATATTTACTGGTCATCATCCACTGACATCTCAAATAGTAATGATGCATGGTTTCTCCTTTTTGAGAATGGTCGTTCATATACTCTTGATAAGACAAATATTTATAATGTTAAGTGTGTTAGAGTAGAGAAAAAGAAGCCATTAGAACTAAAGAAAAAAGGTGATGTAGTTACTGATAATGGTACAGGAATAGTGTGGCAAGATAGCAGTGAAGTGGCAAGTTTACAAAAAGACTACAGTGGTGCAAGAAAATATTGCGAAGAGCTGGCGCTAGACGGGAAAGATGATTGGTATTTACCGTCGGCAGAGCAACTTCTAACTATAACAGATAAAGAAAAGTTTAATCCATCTATAAAAAAAGGGTTTAAAAATACTGCTTCTGAAGGCTATTGGTCATCATCTATTCATGCAACACACCAAGAGAGAGTCTGGTATGTTCATTTTGGTTACGGCTTCTCCAGTGACTATGGCAGCAAAGAGAGTAATCACTATGTGAGATGTGCAAGAGCAGGACATCATAATGGTTTAAGTTTTAATAGTTTGGTTTCAAAATTGGTTGAGAAGGAGATGCATACTATTCCAAAACCATCAACTAGAAAACATCTTGAAGATAGAGTCTTGAAACAAGCTCTTGAAATAACTTGGGGAAAACCAATCCTTACGAAATTTAAATATAACAAAAGAAAAGGTTATTTTTCTGCAAGTTTATCTTTTGAAGGAAAGTTAGATTTTGAACAAGATGTTTCTATAAAAATAAGTAAAAAAGAGCATATAAACTTCAAAAGAAACTTTAAAAACTTAACACCAGAAGCAATTTTTGAGTATGATGGCAGCAGTGTAAAGCTTAAAGATATAAGAGTTGTCCATAAAGAAAAACCATACTCAATAAAGTTGATAGATAAAAATATAGAAGATATAAAAGAAGCTGTAAGTATCGGTAATGATATTAAGTTTGATAAAAAATAA
- a CDS encoding thiamine biosynthesis protein ThiF, protein MTHGSREINNFDENLTCEGIIGDGCGGGRLFTIDENKLKAYDPQSQESITLLENIHKPISISKKGCIVFITCEDENIEFDLSNMRKINNNM, encoded by the coding sequence ATGACTCATGGTTCTAGAGAGATTAATAATTTTGATGAAAATCTTACATGTGAGGGCATTATTGGTGATGGTTGTGGCGGTGGCAGACTTTTCACAATAGACGAAAATAAGCTCAAAGCTTACGACCCACAAAGCCAAGAGAGTATAACACTACTAGAAAATATTCATAAGCCAATCTCAATAAGTAAGAAGGGGTGTATTGTTTTTATTACATGTGAAGATGAAAACATTGAGTTTGACCTCTCAAATATGAGAAAAATAAATAATAACATGTAA
- a CDS encoding tRNA threonylcarbamoyladenosine dehydratase: MKHERIKQLLKEDFTKLQNAKVLLLGVGGVGGHCLDCLVRSGVSNITIVDYDTYDESNQNRQMWSELHVGELKTEALQKHYPDIKIINVHVEEQWVRDFDFSEYDIVLDAIDNTRAKLALAQACYRKLISSFGSAKRVDPTKVQVADIWKSAGDPLGKKIRRELTRRKFKSKYKVIFSSEEAVVTEHKGSFVGVTATFGLTMCAEAIKKIRGL, encoded by the coding sequence ATGAAGCATGAGCGTATAAAACAACTTCTTAAAGAGGATTTTACAAAACTGCAAAACGCAAAAGTACTTCTTTTAGGGGTTGGTGGCGTTGGTGGTCACTGTCTCGATTGCCTTGTTCGCAGTGGTGTTAGTAATATTACTATTGTGGACTATGACACTTATGATGAGTCAAATCAAAATCGTCAAATGTGGTCAGAGTTACATGTAGGGGAATTAAAAACAGAAGCGCTTCAAAAGCACTATCCAGATATAAAAATAATCAATGTACATGTAGAGGAGCAATGGGTTAGAGATTTTGACTTTTCTGAGTATGATATTGTTTTAGATGCCATAGATAATACTCGCGCAAAACTGGCTCTTGCACAAGCGTGTTACAGAAAACTAATCTCTTCTTTTGGCTCCGCAAAACGTGTAGACCCGACTAAAGTACAAGTGGCAGATATCTGGAAAAGTGCCGGAGACCCGCTTGGTAAAAAGATAAGACGAGAGTTAACAAGAAGAAAGTTCAAGAGTAAGTATAAAGTGATATTTAGCTCAGAAGAGGCTGTCGTTACAGAGCATAAAGGGAGTTTTGTAGGTGTGACTGCGACTTTCGGACTTACCATGTGTGCAGAAGCGATTAAAAAGATAAGAGGTTTGTAA
- the surE gene encoding 5'/3'-nucleotidase SurE encodes MKNKYRILVTNDDGYEAKGLLSLVEALRELDDVRVTVVAPANEKSACGHSLTLVRPLRFVGVGDDFYKLDDGTPSDCVYLSLSTIFVDSKPDLLISGINRGSNMGEDITYSGTAAGAMEGVLHDVPSIAISQVMDFSDPEGDFTLAKETIKKLVLKIKGGTFPLPDREFLNVNIPADVKEAKMIVTYAGYRFYANDSHVHRNPRGEEHYWLGLHPLNFSPRVGNSGLSDYEVIRDGNISITPIQLDMSAYKSMNRLQDWID; translated from the coding sequence ATGAAAAATAAGTATAGAATTTTAGTAACAAATGACGATGGTTATGAGGCAAAAGGTCTACTTAGTTTAGTAGAGGCTTTAAGAGAGTTGGATGATGTAAGAGTTACTGTTGTGGCTCCTGCAAATGAGAAGTCTGCATGTGGTCACTCACTTACTTTGGTTCGTCCACTTCGGTTTGTGGGTGTAGGTGATGACTTTTATAAGCTTGATGATGGAACTCCGAGTGATTGTGTTTATCTCTCTTTGAGCACAATCTTTGTAGATTCTAAACCGGATTTGCTTATAAGCGGTATAAACCGCGGCTCAAATATGGGTGAAGATATTACATACTCTGGAACTGCCGCCGGAGCTATGGAGGGTGTACTTCATGATGTCCCTTCTATTGCTATTTCTCAGGTGATGGATTTTTCAGATCCTGAGGGAGATTTTACATTAGCAAAAGAGACGATAAAAAAACTTGTTTTAAAAATCAAAGGTGGCACTTTCCCACTTCCTGATAGAGAGTTCTTAAATGTGAATATTCCAGCAGATGTAAAAGAGGCAAAAATGATAGTAACTTATGCCGGATACAGGTTTTACGCAAATGATTCACATGTGCATAGAAATCCAAGAGGAGAAGAACACTATTGGCTAGGTTTACATCCTCTTAACTTTTCTCCGAGAGTTGGTAATAGTGGTCTAAGTGATTATGAGGTAATAAGAGACGGAAACATCTCTATAACTCCAATACAGCTTGATATGAGTGCATATAAAAGTATGAATAGACTTCAAGATTGGATTGATTAG